AGCCCCACTCGTGCGCTGCCAACCATCCAGCTGACGATCCCCGTGACACCCTCGCCTACCCCCACTCCATTCCTGTATACTGTTAAAAACGATGACACCATGCTGGGTATTGCCTTTCAATTCGGGATCACCCTGGATGAGCTTAAGGCGGCTAATCCCACAGTCGACCCGCATTTCATGGGTGAGGGTTTACAGCTGGTCATACCTTTGAGCGGTGCCACCCCAGAAGCTCTCCCCAGCCCCACTGCTGTGCCCGTGGTTCTAGGGTCGCCACGCTGCGTACGCACCGGCGATGGGGGTGCCTGGTGTATCGTTGCCATCAAGAATGATCTCGAAGAGAGTCTCGAAAACCTATCGGTATGGATCGGTCTATTGGATGATCAGGGTGAGACTTTCGCCAGCCAAACTGCCTATGCACCATTGAATATCCTAAGACCGGGAGATAGCATGCCGTTGATGGCATACTTTGCCCCACCCTTGCCAGATACTTTCGAACCGCGCAGTGAACTACTAAGCGCACTGATAGTTAATGGTGCTGACGAACGCTACCTTGATCCTCAGGTGAATATCGACCAGGTGGTGATCGACCCAGATGGCAGTGAAGCCACGCTGAGCGGCAATGTGCTGCTCCCCGAAGGGTCTACACTTTCGCAGTTATGGTTATTGGCTGTGGCTTTCGATGCCGATGGGAATATCCTCGGGATGCGTAAGTGGAAATCGGCGGGGGAGACCGAGTTTGATTTCACGGTATACAGCCTGGCGGGTGCAATTGATCACATCGAAGTGCTGGCCGAAGCAAGACCGTAGTTAGCATTACGAGACTCACGCGACTTCCCCCAAGCCTGACACATGAATAGTCTATCAATAAATCCGGGGAAAGCCTTATAATATTTCTTGATTGTGAATATAGATCTAATTGACCTGAGGAGGATAGCCGATCACACCAGCGGGACCGGGATAAATACCAGGATGAAGAGAATCACACCCAGAACTGCTAGGGCTTTGCGCTTCGGGTCGAGTGGGGTGATCTGGTCGAGCGGTTCTGCATGCAGGCGACCGAGGAAGAAGATCAGTGCTGCCCATAGCCACCAGCCACTCCAGGCAAAGCCTAATAAAATTAAAGCGACCAAGATGAAGGGGAGCAACCTCACCGATTTCTTTCCGATCAAGACATACATGATATGCCCACCATCTAGCTGACCAGCAGGAATCAGGTTCAGGGATGTCACCAGTAGCCCGGCCCAACCCGCCCAAACAATCGGGTTGATGATGACATCGAAACCACCCGCGGGTAGGGGCGAGCTGGTAAAGAAGTAACGGATCCAATATAAGATGGGGTTTACACCCGCATAGGTAGCCGGTTGGGGTAAAAGCTGCCCTTTGATGATCAATTTGAGGAGCAGATAGATGATAGAGTTGCCCTCAAAAATCTGGCCGAGTGGCAATGGGTAAGGGATCTTCTGAACCGGTGAAAGATAGATACCTAAAATCAGAATTGGGATAGCCACCAGCACACCTGCCAGGGGACCGGCGATGCCGATATCTAATAATATCCGTCTGTTTTTAGGTGGTTCTTTTAATTGGATAAACGCACCCATCGTC
This genomic interval from Anaerolineales bacterium contains the following:
- a CDS encoding site-2 protease family protein; this encodes MLPEENDLYTPIITKYFRVFETYEGDEKKGYLLRYRGNLLNDNSAEAYEQLAQELRPLYVTPLFRMEGDQQVIQLMKGIIQPKPTKVWGNIVFFILTVISVTFAGAFFFSTGVLPNTVNGWMSFMKSGLPFAIPLMTILVFHEFGHYLAGRYHKTTVTLPFFIPFPLSYFGTMGAFIQLKEPPKNRRILLDIGIAGPLAGVLVAIPILILGIYLSPVQKIPYPLPLGQIFEGNSIIYLLLKLIIKGQLLPQPATYAGVNPILYWIRYFFTSSPLPAGGFDVIINPIVWAGWAGLLVTSLNLIPAGQLDGGHIMYVLIGKKSVRLLPFILVALILLGFAWSGWWLWAALIFFLGRLHAEPLDQITPLDPKRKALAVLGVILFILVFIPVPLV